Below is a genomic region from Syngnathus typhle isolate RoL2023-S1 ecotype Sweden linkage group LG3, RoL_Styp_1.0, whole genome shotgun sequence.
TCCAATTCTAATCCTACGTCGTGCAGGTTCTGAACACCGTGTTCTGGCTCGCCAAAGCGGCCGGCGGCTGCGCATCCTACAGCGGACCCACGCTTGACCTCAAGGAATTTGAGGCTCTGCTGGCCAACATGAAGGTGGTGAGCGGGGGAAGACATTCTTTCAAATAGACTCCATTTTTATACTCGTCTTTTGTTTACGTGTGTGTAGGACAGCGACGAGGCGGCCGACGGCTCGCAGAAGCGCAGCGTCCGAGACAGCGGCTACGACTGCTGGGACTCGGAGCGCAGCGATTCGCTCTCGCCGCCCAGACACACTCGAGACAACTCACTGGACAGGTCAGACGATCGTAGTTGATTGACAAACAAAGATGGATGCCGCAAAACAGCTACAATTAGCGCCAGTCTATCCGTTAGCTTGTTAGCTACAGAGTGTTTCGTGACTAATCCTGCTTTCAGCTTTTTCCACAATTGGAGCTTGATTGTGAAGTCCAACAATAAGAGTGGAGTCATAGTGAGAGCCATTCATTCACGTTGTTAACAGTCCTTTGTTTTATTGACAGTCTGGACTCGTTTGGCTCGCGTTCGCAGCACAGTCCTTCTCCCGATGTGGCCAACCGAGGAAACGTGGAAGGTTTGTTCCCAAAAGAAATACTCATTACATGTCAATTTAAGTTAAACTCGAGAATGTCAAAAAGGAGGGGGTTAGCTAGGTCGCTAGGTAGCTAACTAACAAAACAGCATTATTGACTGTCTGCCCTTTAACGCTTCACAATTAGCGTCAGGAAGAGACGGCGACCCTGAAGCGGACGGCGGCAGGAGGCCCGACGTGCAAAAGGACGACATGTCAGCCCGGCGTGCGGCTAGCGGAGAGGCGCGGACCCCCGTCCTCTTCAACCAGTTCCTGCCCAACCGAAGCAGCGCCGGCTTCTACGCCCTGAACGCAAAACGCAGACCTCATGCCGAGGACAGAGAGCAGCGCAGGTAATGTGGACTATTTCCGAGTAGACCAACCCCTGGCTAATGTAGCACCAAACAGTCCCGCCGAGGGCAAAAAGAGCGTCACCTGGGCAGGGGATCACCAGAACCAAAGAGAAATTTGTGAGCGGACCAGGATCGAAAGGTTGGAGAAGGCGGGCGTCAAAGTGTTGCCTGCGGCACTTCGCTACGGAAGGTTAGCGCTTGGAGTCCTTGTGCTCGGATCTGGTCTGCTGAGTTGTGAACCCGTGCTACTGGTGCGAAGCGATGAGCTGGTTCATGTGATTGGCTAGTGCTGTGGTGTGGGCGGGGCCATGACTAACTGCTTGAGAAGTGCTGACTCGGTGGTTGTGGCAGCGGTGGGCTTTTGTAAGAAACTTAACGGCATTGATTGATTGTTTCTCAAATGTTAGCTAGACAGCGCTAGTTAGTTAACCTCAGTCAAATGCATTTAGTTGTTTTGCTTGCTGGATGAGGTTTGGTTTTCGTTTTCGGGTCATCTGGATGGACTAACGGTGTGGGCCAAACAAAACCCGTGCACGTCACTAACGCTTGGCATCACGACGGACCTCTTGGCGTCCCTGAAATGACTTGTTGCCATCCCATCTTCAACTCAGCCCTTCCTCCCCTTCCACCTCCCCCACCCCGGAGAGACCAGCTTCCCCCAATATCATCCTCCGTCGGGATAACGACTTTTTGAACTCGCAAAAATCCGCTTGGGACTCGTCCTCGGACAGCGGAGGCGAGGCGGAGGGCCAGAAGGTACCGGACATTCGCAAAGATGACCTGGCTTCCCGACGGGCTCCTCGGGGCCCCGCCGTGCCCAGGGTGCATCAGTTTGTCatggcggcaccgctgctggaGTGCAGCAGCAAAGACCACCAACGCTGGGAAGGCATCAGGCGATCTTCTCATAAAACCCTCAAGGACATCAGGTTAGACCGTGTGCCCATGCGTGTGTGGTTTTACCATCGCCGTGCTCATTATTTTATCCCGACGATTGGAAAGCGAGCTTGAGCAAATCCCCGACATCATTACTCGCCAAAAAGaagacgaagaggaggaggatgagcgTGAAGAAGAAGGAGCCCAGGATGCGGCAAGGGTTAAAGCCAAACCCGACAAGCAGATGGACGACCTGGCTCTCAGGCGAGCTCGGACTAGGCCACGCCCACTCTGCCGAGACCGACCAATGAGCTTGACGTCGGCCCCCATGAGCCAAGCTGATGTGCAGAAGTGGGAGAGGCTCAGGATGAGTGAACCCAGGTGCCCCCTCAAACACGCACAGGAAAtgatcaatgtgtgtgtgtgtgtgtgtgtgcgtgtgcatgtcgGTGCGTGTCTTCATGTTATCCAAAATAAAATCTGTTAATATAAGTGTATGAAGAAGCGAACCAGTGTAAAAACATCAAAACAGTCCAGTCTAGTCGAGTGACAAGAAATGCAAAGAAATCGTAAATCTAGATCTTTAAAAGCACGCCCCCTAGTGGTTGCTTGTTTTCCCTGGAAAGCAACCTTTCGTTCCCCCTCGCTTGGCTCCTTTTCATCACTTTATTTATTCTCCTCATTATTGTGCACTTCATTGCCGTCTGACAGGCTCTGAAAGGGCAGCGAATGTGCCAGTCCTTGGTGTGAATGTGTATAtcattgtgtgagtgtgtgtgtgtgtgtgtgtgcgtgtgtgtgttgcagaggggggaaaaaagaggcGATTGTTGGCTGCGTGCtgagtcttttgtttttttgtcctctTGTCGCTGATGTCATTAGATCGCACAGAGGAGGTTTTGTGCGCCTGAACATCACATGGAGAAAATGGCGAACATGCTAATAGTTGCTACGCTAACATACACTCCAGCAGAGCATAAAAAGTGCTAAAGCGGCCTGATTAGGATTTTAGATCCTGGGATCATGACCTTTTGTTAGTTTGGGACTATTATAAATGCTACAATGCTAACAGTTGCTAGGCTAACACATAGCAAGTTCTTGGACTTCCTCTCTGATTCACTTTAGCCTTTTTCTGGAGTTGCTCATTTCTTCTCCACTGTGTGTTTGTAGCGAGCCTGACCCGGTCCCCGTTTGTCAGGCTTGTCGGAAGAAAACGTACGCCGGTGGCAGACGGGGTCGTGTCAAGTCGGTGAGGTTCGGGGGCGTGACCGAGATGGGGCGGCCGATAGGCGTGCCCGAGTCGGGGTTGCTAGGACCACTCCGCTCTCAGGCGACGGTTGCCGTGCCGACCATTGGCCTGGGCTCCCTGCTCTCAGAGCGGGAAGGCAGGTACAAACTAGGCCGCTTGCACCGGTTTGGACTGAGGCCGATGATACACTAGTTGGCTCGTTAGAGTGCTCGCTAGCAGGCTTTGTAGTTAGCAATCTGCATTCGCTCATTTCACGTTGTACTCTGTAATCGGGTTGTATTTCAGTCAGCTAAAATGTTAATAGTCTCTTTGTTAGCGTTTGGCAAGATTATAAAAAAGTGCTGTGGCAGTATTTTTACACCCAGTTTGGTAATTATTACCAATGAGAACTGTTGAGTggctaacatgctaacaggtGTAGTGCTAACATATCGGAGATAGTAGCCAGAGCCTTCTAGGTGTTATTCAAAAGTTGAAATGCTAACAAGTCAACAGTTGTGATGCTAACATACTGCAAGTACAaacattttgaattagacatCCTGCTCTGTGGTCGGGTAATATCATTAGCTAACATGCTAACGGTTGCGCTGCTAAAATATATCTGTGCCATTTGCGTGCTCAGTTTTGGCTATACGGCATTAGCCCCAACCAGTTTTAGAGCTTTATGTGACACCCTCACAGCCTCACAGATGGAGGACAACCCAGTCAAGTGACCTCACCCGGCTCTCCGGAGGTTCCTCGCTCTCCGGCCGAGCTGGACGCTGGTCTTGCTCAGTATGAGCGCAATttgaaggaggaagaagaggaggaggacgaggaggaaagGATACCAGATATTCACAAAGATGACATGATGGCGAGGCGAACTGGAGTGTTCCATAAGCAAAGCGCTTCCTCGGCATCTTACAACCGCTTCTTGCCTCTGCCCGCCTCGAAATACAAGGCCCAGGTTACTGATCCAGGCGCCAAGGAAGTGGAGAAAAACATCAGGTGGGAATGTTCGGACGTGTCGACTAACCAGCTCGTCGGTGTGGAGTTCAAACATCTCACTGGAAATTTTGTCATAGAGCGGAGGAAGGGATCATTCCCATTGAACATAGCCCACAAAGTCCCGATGAGAGCAAAAATGACGATGATGCAAATGAGCCTCTTGCTAACCCGAAGAAGGACGACATGATGGTTCGGAGGAAGAGATGGATCGAAAAATCCAGTCCGGGCTTCAGGCAGTTTCTACCAGTGCCGGCGGGTGTGCTTCAAAACAACACCGTCCAAAGTTGTGCTACAAAGCAGACAGCCAAGCGTGTGGAAAAAATGGCAAGCGAAAGGTATCTTTCGAGGTTTGCGTGTGGAGCTTGCGTCAAAGTTGCTAACTCGGACTCATATGGAAGCCCGGCAGTGCCAATGTTGAGGAAACATTTTTGAATGGGTTAGCTCGTTCTAGCGTATTTGGTTAAAGTCGTCAAACGGATCAGAAAAACGAAGGCTAAATGCTAAAAAGgtagcatttttttgtttttagcatttagcCTACGTTTTACCGAATACGTTTGGCCGTGGTTTAGCGCTAGCATGTTTGAGACGTGATGACAACCTAGCTTGAATTTGATTGCGTCTGTCTTGCTCAGCGGTGGCCTCCGACCTCTCGAGAAGCCGCCCAAGAAGGAGATTGTAGACGAGCAAAAAGAGAAGACGGCTAATGTGACAAACGTGGCCTCTTCCCAACCGCGGCTGGATGATGTCCTCCCGCCTAGTGAGGAGGCGGGGTTAGGAAAGGTCAATAAGATGGCGGATCCGCCGACCACAAAAGACTCTTGGGTGGGGGATGATGATCTACCGCCAATGATGTGAGACGCCCTCCCGATTTCTACTGCATGTGTATTTCCATTCGTGTTGAATTGACTTTCCCGTGCCCGAGATGTTCGGCCATCTTGGACCCTCGCGTTCACTTCATTTTGTCCTTCCAGGTCGAGCCGCCGAGTTGCTTTAATGTCCGAGGACCCCGAGTAAGTTTGACGACGCGGATATGGACGACTCTGCATGCTGACAATGACGATTTTATTTGTACAGTTGAACCTCATTTCTgaaaacaggttttttttttttttttattcatgggaaTACGTCAAATATTCGCAATGCGAGCCcgaaggtaaaaaaataaaaaaataaatttagttcctctttaaaaaaaaaaaactcagaggttccactgtattaaTGTATCATGGTTGCTAAAACTAACATGCACTGCTAACCTTTAGCTTTTTCTctcattgttttatttacgtATTTAATTCAACTTTGCTAGCTTGGCTCCATTAACAACACTCTTCATTCCTGCAGTTTGTCCTTTTCCTTTGCGCCACGATTCATTTATCACTTGTCCCATCACGATGGTCAGTCTCGCAAACGTGGACTTTTCCCGTTCAGGAGCGTGAGCATGAGCGACATGGTGGACCAGGACGAGGCGGGGCACCTGCCGCAGCTCAGCCTGTCCCGTTACGAGCGCATGCACGAGCAGTACAACGACTTCCAAGACGAGGACGACCAGTGGCAAAGTGTAAGGGATTCAACGCCGCTCggttctgcaaaacaaaaaatcaataaatccgGTCATCTTTGATGCTACAGGATTTGGCCCGTTGGAAGAACCGCCGCCGCTGCGCCTCGCAAGAGCTGATcaagaaggaagaggagaggaagaggatggaGAGGATGAATGGGGAGGCAGGTGACAAGAGGAAGAGCATCAAGACCTACAAGGAGATTGTGGAGGACAAGTAAGCGTCATCCCCTCATAGAATTTGGACTCTTATGGCTTGATGGCTTTGAAAATATCATTTTTTGGTGTTCCCAGGGAGCGGCGAGAGGCGGAGCTCTGCGAGGCGTATCGCAGTGCGGCCACGCCGGAGGAGGCGGCCATGGTCCTGCAACGCTACGCTCTCCGTTTCACCATCAGCGACGCTACGCTGGACTTCCTAAACCTGCCCCGCCCCGCCGCAAACCCCGACGCCACCCGCAAAACCGTTTGTGAAGACCCCGAGCCACAATCAACACAGCGGAAGACGTGTGAAGACTTACGCAGGAGGGCGGAAAAGTAAGACGCTCAAATTGCCAGCCCCTCCCCCACCTGTGTCCTCATCGAGTCACGCCACTTTCCTCCTCCAGAGATCCACCAACCTCAGAACTATCCCCGAAAAGCCACCAACCTCCGGGTCCAGCGTCTCCCAGCAAACCAGAAGCAGCGACCAAAGCAGATGCAGAACCCCGACCTAAACCTCCAAAACCTAAACCTTCTCCAAAGCCCGCGCTTCCCTCGACACTGCCGCCACCGCCCGTCAAACCCGTCCCCCTGCTGGCGGCCAAGCCTTATCGCCAGCCGAGCAGCACACGCGGAGTCAAGGTGAGGAAATGAGAGCTTGGAGACACAGCAGTGCTTCAAAACCTTATGCATGAGATTATTACAGCGCCATCTAGTGGATTTGCTCAGGCACTGCTGCTCCTGCCCATAATACAAAATAGCCACTGCTCACCCACTGGCTCCAatttgtctgtgtgtctgtctgtcattAAGATGGACGGCCTGGTGCGTGTGAATGGCGACACGGAAACTTCGCCGCTGCGTTCGCCGTCCGAGAAGAAGCTCCTGGTCACGCAAGCCGAGAAGGAGACGTCTTCCACGTCGGAGTCGCGAGACACGTCGCCTCCTCCCCAGCCGGCGACGGCTTCCTCgtcttcctcatcctcctcggCTTCCTCGTCCTCCACCATCAGCTCGCTGTTCAGCGGGAGGAACTGCGTCACCAAGACCACCATCGTTACCGAACTCACTCAGACGCTGGTGGAGCCGCACGCCGCCGACGGCCACAGCCAGGTGACTTCCTGAAAATGTCCACTCGCAGAATGTAAACATCTCACTAGAATTGGGATTTGACTTTCAGGTGAC
It encodes:
- the limch1a gene encoding LIM and calponin homology domains-containing protein 1a isoform X5, which translates into the protein MASTPAGRDVRPESAEASRPEPACLEAQKWIEAVTGKSFGDKDFRSALENGILLCELLSAIRPGLVKKINRLPTPIAGLDNLSVFLRGCEELGLKGSQLFDPGDLQDTSIRANLKDSDCSRKLKNVLNTVFWLAKAAGGCASYSGPTLDLKEFEALLANMKVDSDEAADGSQKRSVRDSGYDCWDSERSDSLSPPRHTRDNSLDSLDSFGSRSQHSPSPDVANRGNVEASGRDGDPEADGGRRPDVQKDDMSARRAASGEARTPVLFNQFLPNRSSAGFYALNAKRRPHAEDREQRSGGLRPLEKPPKKEIVDEQKEKTANVTNVASSQPRLDDVLPPSEEAGLGKVNKMADPPTTKDSWVGDDDLPPMMSSRRVALMSEDPESVSMSDMVDQDEAGHLPQLSLSRYERMHEQYNDFQDEDDQWQSDLARWKNRRRCASQELIKKEEERKRMERMNGEAGDKRKSIKTYKEIVEDKERREAELCEAYRSAATPEEAAMVLQRYALRFTISDATLDFLNLPRPAANPDATRKTVCEDPEPQSTQRKTCEDLRRRAEKDPPTSELSPKSHQPPGPASPSKPEAATKADAEPRPKPPKPKPSPKPALPSTLPPPPVKPVPLLAAKPYRQPSSTRGVKMDGLVRVNGDTETSPLRSPSEKKLLVTQAEKETSSTSESRDTSPPPQPATASSSSSSSSASSSSTISSLFSGRNCVTKTTIVTELTQTLVEPHAADGHSQVTVEKAAEGKPSLSSSTSITSMHCPSVSDGQDESSMSIETPMLNLAKRVNHWVWDPNEERKRVERWQQEQERFLKEQYQKEQEKLKKEWEKAQLEVQEEERKHNEEERKILEETVAPLSPCVRTTSPPAGDKTTSIPPQQNGHKDTKGSEEQHASRLQFLQDAAYDSEPAKKSEMWKTASLDRNTQPNAPHGVKRCDSHDGIAGTGTQQPSSPLPPSPSRCVSGKRQCSGCSQPLGKGAAMIIETLGLYFHMQCFKCGLCEGQLGDATAGTDVRIRNGLLSCHHCYLATRGQGQPTTL
- the limch1a gene encoding LIM and calponin homology domains-containing protein 1a isoform X6, translating into MASTPAGRDVRPESAEASRPEPACLEAQKWIEAVTGKSFGDKDFRSALENGILLCELLSAIRPGLVKKINRLPTPIAGLDNLSVFLRGCEELGLKGSQLFDPGDLQDTSIRANLKDSDCSRKLKNVLNTVFWLAKAAGGCASYSGPTLDLKEFEALLANMKVDSDEAADGSQKRSVRDSGYDCWDSERSDSLSPPRHTRDNSLDSLDSFGSRSQHSPSPDVANRGNVEASGRDGDPEADGGRRPDVQKDDMSARRAASGEARTPVLFNQFLPNRSSAGFYALNAKRRPHAEDREQRRSSRRVALMSEDPESVSMSDMVDQDEAGHLPQLSLSRYERMHEQYNDFQDEDDQWQSDLARWKNRRRCASQELIKKEEERKRMERMNGEAGDKRKSIKTYKEIVEDKERREAELCEAYRSAATPEEAAMVLQRYALRFTISDATLDFLNLPRPAANPDATRKTVCEDPEPQSTQRKTCEDLRRRAEKDPPTSELSPKSHQPPGPASPSKPEAATKADAEPRPKPPKPKPSPKPALPSTLPPPPVKPVPLLAAKPYRQPSSTRGVKMDGLVRVNGDTETSPLRSPSEKKLLVTQAEKETSSTSESRDTSPPPQPATASSSSSSSSASSSSTISSLFSGRNCVTKTTIVTELTQTLVEPHAADGHSQVTVEKAAEGKPSLSSSTSITSMHCPSVSDGQDESSMSIETPMLNLAKRVNHWVWDPNEERKRVERWQQEQERFLKEQYQKEQEKLKKEWEKAQLEVQEEERKHNEEERKILEETVAPLSPCVRTTSPPAGDKTTSIPPQQNGHKDTKGSEEQHASRLQFLQDAAYDSEPAKKSEMWKTASLDRNTQPNAPHGVKRCDSHDGIAGTGTQQPSSPLPPSPSRCVSGKRQCSGCSQPLGKGAAMIIETLGLYFHMQCFKCGLCEGQLGDATAGTDVRIRNGLLSCHHCYLATRGQGQPTTL
- the limch1a gene encoding LIM and calponin homology domains-containing protein 1a isoform X3, translating into MASTPAGRDVRPESAEASRPEPACLEAQKWIEAVTGKSFGDKDFRSALENGILLCELLSAIRPGLVKKINRLPTPIAGLDNLSVFLRGCEELGLKGSQLFDPGDLQDTSIRANLKDSDCSRKLKNVLNTVFWLAKAAGGCASYSGPTLDLKEFEALLANMKVDSDEAADGSQKRSVRDSGYDCWDSERSDSLSPPRHTRDNSLDSLDSFGSRSQHSPSPDVANRGNVEASGRDGDPEADGGRRPDVQKDDMSARRAASGEARTPVLFNQFLPNRSSAGFYALNAKRRPHAEDREQRSPAEGKKSVTWAGDHQNQREICERTRIERLEKAGVKVLPAALRYGSPSSPSTSPTPERPASPNIILRRDNDFLNSQKSAWDSSSDSGGEAEGQKVPDIRKDDLASRRAPRGPAVPRVHQFVMAAPLLECSSKDHQRWEGIRRSSHKTLKDISELEQIPDIITRQKEDEEEEDEREEEGAQDAARVKAKPDKQMDDLALRRARTRPRPLCRDRPMSLTSAPMSQADVQKWERLRMSEPSEPDPVPVCQACRKKTYAGGRRGRVKSVRFGGVTEMGRPIGVPESGLLGPLRSQATVAVPTIGLGSLLSEREGSLTDGGQPSQVTSPGSPEVPRSPAELDAGLAQYERNLKEEEEEEDEEERIPDIHKDDMMARRTGVFHKQSASSASYNRFLPLPASKYKAQVTDPGAKEVEKNIRAEEGIIPIEHSPQSPDESKNDDDANEPLANPKKDDMMVRRKRWIEKSSPGFRQFLPVPAGVLQNNTVQSCATKQTAKRVEKMASESGGLRPLEKPPKKEIVDEQKEKTANVTNVASSQPRLDDVLPPSEEAGLGKVNKMADPPTTKDSWVGDDDLPPMMSSRRVALMSEDPESVSMSDMVDQDEAGHLPQLSLSRYERMHEQYNDFQDEDDQWQSDLARWKNRRRCASQELIKKEEERKRMERMNGEAGDKRKSIKTYKEIVEDKERREAELCEAYRSAATPEEAAMVLQRYALRFTISDATLDFLNLPRPAANPDATRKTVCEDPEPQSTQRKTCEDLRRRAEKDPPTSELSPKSHQPPGPASPSKPEAATKADAEPRPKPPKPKPSPKPALPSTLPPPPVKPVPLLAAKPYRQPSSTRGVKMDGLVRVNGDTETSPLRSPSEKKLLVTQAEKETSSTSESRDTSPPPQPATASSSSSSSSASSSSTISSLFSGRNCVTKTTIVTELTQTLVEPHAADGHSQVTVEKAAEGKPSLSSSTSITSMHCPSVSDGQDESSMSEQYQKEQEKLKKEWEKAQLEVQEEERKHNEEERKILEETVAPLSPCVRTTSPPAGDKTTSIPPQQNGHKDTKGSEEQHASRLQFLQDAAYDSEPAKKSEMWKTASLDRNTQPNAPHGVKRCDSHDGIAGTGTQQPSSPLPPSPSRCVSGKRQCSGCSQPLGKGAAMIIETLGLYFHMQCFKCGLCEGQLGDATAGTDVRIRNGLLSCHHCYLATRGQGQPTTL
- the limch1a gene encoding LIM and calponin homology domains-containing protein 1a isoform X4, whose product is MASTPAGRDVRPESAEASRPEPACLEAQKWIEAVTGKSFGDKDFRSALENGILLCELLSAIRPGLVKKINRLPTPIAGLDNLSVFLRGCEELGLKGSQLFDPGDLQDTSIRANLKDSDCSRKLKNVLNTVFWLAKAAGGCASYSGPTLDLKEFEALLANMKVDSDEAADGSQKRSVRDSGYDCWDSERSDSLSPPRHTRDNSLDSLDSFGSRSQHSPSPDVANRGNVEASGRDGDPEADGGRRPDVQKDDMSARRAASGEARTPVLFNQFLPNRSSAGFYALNAKRRPHAEDREQRSPAEGKKSVTWAGDHQNQREICERTRIERLEKAGVKVLPAALRYGSPSSPSTSPTPERPASPNIILRRDNDFLNSQKSAWDSSSDSGGEAEGQKVPDIRKDDLASRRAPRGPAVPRVHQFVMAAPLLECSSKDHQRWEGIRRSSHKTLKDISELEQIPDIITRQKEDEEEEDEREEEGAQDAARVKAKPDKQMDDLALRRARTRPRPLCRDRPMSLTSAPMSQADVQKWERLRMSEPSLTDGGQPSQVTSPGSPEVPRSPAELDAGLAQYERNLKEEEEEEDEEERIPDIHKDDMMARRTGVFHKQSASSASYNRFLPLPASKYKAQVTDPGAKEVEKNIRAEEGIIPIEHSPQSPDESKNDDDANEPLANPKKDDMMVRRKRWIEKSSPGFRQFLPVPAGVLQNNTVQSCATKQTAKRVEKMASESGGLRPLEKPPKKEIVDEQKEKTANVTNVASSQPRLDDVLPPSEEAGLGKVNKMADPPTTKDSWVGDDDLPPMMSSRRVALMSEDPESVSMSDMVDQDEAGHLPQLSLSRYERMHEQYNDFQDEDDQWQSDLARWKNRRRCASQELIKKEEERKRMERMNGEAGDKRKSIKTYKEIVEDKERREAELCEAYRSAATPEEAAMVLQRYALRFTISDATLDFLNLPRPAANPDATRKTVCEDPEPQSTQRKTCEDLRRRAEKDPPTSELSPKSHQPPGPASPSKPEAATKADAEPRPKPPKPKPSPKPALPSTLPPPPVKPVPLLAAKPYRQPSSTRGVKMDGLVRVNGDTETSPLRSPSEKKLLVTQAEKETSSTSESRDTSPPPQPATASSSSSSSSASSSSTISSLFSGRNCVTKTTIVTELTQTLVEPHAADGHSQVTVEKAAEGKPSLSSSTSITSMHCPSVSDGQDESSMSIETPMLNLAKRVNHWVWDPNEERKRVERWQQEQERFLKEQYQKEQEKLKKEWEKAQLEVQEEERKHNEEERKILEETVAPLSPCVRTTSPPAGDKTTSIPPQQNGHKDTKGSEEQHASRLQFLQDAAYDSEPAKKSEMWKTASLDRNTQPNAPHGVKRCDSHDGIAGTGTQQPSSPLPPSPSRCVSGKRQCSGCSQPLGKGAAMIIETLGLYFHMQCFKCGLCEGQLGDATAGTDVRIRNGLLSCHHCYLATRGQGQPTTL
- the limch1a gene encoding LIM and calponin homology domains-containing protein 1a isoform X1; the protein is MASTPAGRDVRPESAEASRPEPACLEAQKWIEAVTGKSFGDKDFRSALENGILLCELLSAIRPGLVKKINRLPTPIAGLDNLSVFLRGCEELGLKGSQLFDPGDLQDTSIRANLKDSDCSRKLKNVLNTVFWLAKAAGGCASYSGPTLDLKEFEALLANMKVDSDEAADGSQKRSVRDSGYDCWDSERSDSLSPPRHTRDNSLDSLDSFGSRSQHSPSPDVANRGNVEASGRDGDPEADGGRRPDVQKDDMSARRAASGEARTPVLFNQFLPNRSSAGFYALNAKRRPHAEDREQRSPAEGKKSVTWAGDHQNQREICERTRIERLEKAGVKVLPAALRYGSPSSPSTSPTPERPASPNIILRRDNDFLNSQKSAWDSSSDSGGEAEGQKVPDIRKDDLASRRAPRGPAVPRVHQFVMAAPLLECSSKDHQRWEGIRRSSHKTLKDISELEQIPDIITRQKEDEEEEDEREEEGAQDAARVKAKPDKQMDDLALRRARTRPRPLCRDRPMSLTSAPMSQADVQKWERLRMSEPSEPDPVPVCQACRKKTYAGGRRGRVKSVRFGGVTEMGRPIGVPESGLLGPLRSQATVAVPTIGLGSLLSEREGSLTDGGQPSQVTSPGSPEVPRSPAELDAGLAQYERNLKEEEEEEDEEERIPDIHKDDMMARRTGVFHKQSASSASYNRFLPLPASKYKAQVTDPGAKEVEKNIRAEEGIIPIEHSPQSPDESKNDDDANEPLANPKKDDMMVRRKRWIEKSSPGFRQFLPVPAGVLQNNTVQSCATKQTAKRVEKMASESGGLRPLEKPPKKEIVDEQKEKTANVTNVASSQPRLDDVLPPSEEAGLGKVNKMADPPTTKDSWVGDDDLPPMMSSRRVALMSEDPESVSMSDMVDQDEAGHLPQLSLSRYERMHEQYNDFQDEDDQWQSDLARWKNRRRCASQELIKKEEERKRMERMNGEAGDKRKSIKTYKEIVEDKERREAELCEAYRSAATPEEAAMVLQRYALRFTISDATLDFLNLPRPAANPDATRKTVCEDPEPQSTQRKTCEDLRRRAEKDPPTSELSPKSHQPPGPASPSKPEAATKADAEPRPKPPKPKPSPKPALPSTLPPPPVKPVPLLAAKPYRQPSSTRGVKMDGLVRVNGDTETSPLRSPSEKKLLVTQAEKETSSTSESRDTSPPPQPATASSSSSSSSASSSSTISSLFSGRNCVTKTTIVTELTQTLVEPHAADGHSQVTVEKAAEGKPSLSSSTSITSMHCPSVSDGQDESSMSIETPMLNLAKRVNHWVWDPNEERKRVERWQQEQERFLKEQYQKEQEKLKKEWEKAQLEVQEEERKHNEEERKILEETVAPLSPCVRTTSPPAGDKTTSIPPQQNGHKDTKGSEEQHASRLQFLQDAAYDSEPAKKSEMWKTASLDRNTQPNAPHGVKRCDSHDGIAGTGTQQPSSPLPPSPSRCVSGKRQCSGCSQPLGKGAAMIIETLGLYFHMQCFKCGLCEGQLGDATAGTDVRIRNGLLSCHHCYLATRGQGQPTTL